The region GCGGGTGCGCCAGGTGGCGGGTGAAAACACCATTTTTGAAGGCACGATAGGCTTGCCGGCGACGCTGGCGCAGCGGTTAACCCAACAAGGGTTGAAGCTGGCGTTGAGCGAACAGTTCAGCGCCGGGTTGATCAATCTGCAATTGCAGAGCGAAGGCGCACCCCTGGCCGGCGGCGAGCTGTTGCCGTCGCACTGTGTGGAAACGCTGGAAACCACGCTGGCCCGCGCCCGTTCGCTGGCAGAGCTGGCGGGGGCGCAATTGGCGCTGGCGATCAGTGCGATGAGTGACGATCGGGTGAGCGTTGCCTTGCACACGCCGAAAGGCGGCATCGGCCAAACGGTACGCTACCGGGCGGCGCGCCATGGCTTGCGTCTGCGACAGGAATCGGTGGCGATGTTGGCGCTCGACATGCTGCGGCGCTGGCTGAACGGTGGGCCGGTATGCGGTAAGAACGGTTGGCTGGAGATCGTCGAGATTATTGAGTAAGAATGCTTGATGACGGTGATATATCCCTTATTAATCATAATATTATAAGGGGTTATCGTGTTGGGTTCAGGCTGTTACAATCGCTGCGGGTGCTTGAGACTATTCGTCTTGGGCATTGTGTGGCAAGGCGGATAGATGAAAGCCCCAAACTGACTATCAATCAGAATGGGGCTGCACATACCGCCTAGACACCGGTATGGTAGCCCCTTCACAGCAAGGAGGCAAGCATGCAGTTAAAGCATGTTTTTCACTCGTTAGCCATTGTATGTATTACGATTTTGGTATTCATACCCGTCGCCTTTCAAGCCGCAGCGTTGTTGGCTGCAGGTGCGCACCCCAGTCACTTACCTAAGTAAGCTCCTGGGGATTTACACCCTGGCCGCCTAGCTGCAACTCGAAAGTCATAGGGTAAATCCAGATGATTGACGATTATGTTTGAAAATCAGATTTCCAGCTCGATGTCCGTCAGCGGTATGCAGCAGCAGGGCAGGATCTCGCCGTCATTGATAAACGCCAGCGGTTGTTGGTGATAGGTCACTTCGCCTTTTACCAATTTCAGGCGGCAGGCGCCGCAATAGCCGGAGCGGCATTGGTATTCCACCTGCACGTCGTGCAGTTCCAGTACGTCGAGCAGGCAGCTTTCACTTTTCGGGCAGGATAACTGCGTGCCTGTGGCACGCAGTGTGATGAGAGGCGATGCCATCGCTTACAGTTCGAAGTCGCTCAGGTCGTCGGCATGCACTTCCGAGTCGATCTGACCAACCAGATAAGAGCTGACTTCCACTTCCTGCGGCGCAACCTGAACGTTATCGGACACCAGCCAGGCGTTGATCCACGGGATCGGGTTAGAGCGGGTTTCGAACGGCAGGCCAAGGCCAACCGCCTGCATGCGGATGTTGGTGATGTATTCCACATACTGGCACAGAATGTCTTTGTTCAGGCCGATCATCGAGCCGTCGCGGAACAGGTATTCCGCCCACTCTTTTTCCTGTTGGGCCGCCAGCACGAACAGATCGTAGCACTGCTGCTGACATTCAACGGCGATTTCCGCCATCTCAGGGTCATCGGCGCCGGAACGCATCAGGTTCAGTATGTGCTGGGTGCCGGTCAGGTGCAGCGCTTCGTCACGGGCGATAAGCTTGATGATTTTG is a window of Serratia plymuthica DNA encoding:
- the yfaE gene encoding class I ribonucleotide reductase maintenance protein YfaE: MASPLITLRATGTQLSCPKSESCLLDVLELHDVQVEYQCRSGYCGACRLKLVKGEVTYHQQPLAFINDGEILPCCCIPLTDIELEI